One Salvia splendens isolate huo1 chromosome 12, SspV2, whole genome shotgun sequence genomic window carries:
- the LOC121759212 gene encoding probable inactive poly [ADP-ribose] polymerase SRO3 has product MNSLNSTSIMAQRFAEVRSSAKAVVHSEPLIQNYSNFKRSSCPERLMFYQNGSWVDYSEEVAELLKLGFAEGRPVVEAQLLGYSCLFDLYRMLEIDLESGNQRSIAWIDADGKCFFPKTFVNSCENDREVELGDGDESCARIEIDVRIVENSGDREGAGLKEGVDFGKRGRIDDVEESFCGAAAKRVKIDESESQSSRWPKARNLAAGEKRYEIVRNLFLSGLENVEPGATVTAIHQCVRTGPLDKARSEVFAKQMEIMKRARGGSNVVFAWCGMSSQGVESVLMHGFGIPSKLSRSAGHGVGIHLSPIRLPQNSAMLAEVDENGEWHVILCRVILGRCEKVEAGSLQSYPSSVEYDTGVDDLNNPRWYTVWQGNMNTHILPECVVSYRPLNINGSVNSIPKNGVPHPSTFIAKLFSKLRGSLPFPQFFELQTSWESCKKGKLGKHAFMKKLRLLVGDDLLRSTIHDIRG; this is encoded by the exons ATGAATTCGTTGAATTCCACCTCGATAATGGCGCAGAGGTTCGCGGAGGTGAGAAGCAGCGCGAAGGCCGTTGTTCATAGTGAGCCTTTGATCCAGAATTATTCGAATTTCAAGCGGAGCTCTTGCCCGGAGCGCTTGATGTTCTACCAGAACGGATCGTGGGTTGATTATTCCGAGGAAGTGGCGGAATTGCTGAAATTAGGGTTTGCGGAGGGTAGGCCGGTGGTTGAGGCTCAATTGCTCGGGTACAGCTGTTTGTTTGACTTGTACCGCATGCTCGAGATCGATTTGGAGTCCGGTAATCAGCGCTCCATCGCTTGGATTGATGCTGATGGTAAGTGCTTTTTCCCTAAAACGTTCGTCAACAGCTGCGAAAATGATCGTGAGGTGGAATTGGGCGATGGCGATGAGAGCTGCGCGAGGATTGAAATTGATGTCAGAATTGTTGAGAATTCGGGGGATCGCGAGGGCGCGGGGTTGAAGGAAGGTGTGGATTTTGGTAAGAGGGGGAGAATCGACGATGTGGAGGAGAGTTTTTGTGGCGCCGCTGCAAAAAGGGTGAAAATAGATGAGAGTGAGTCGCAGTCGTCGCGGTGGCCGAAGGCGAGGAATTTGGCAGCTGGGGAGAAACGTTATGAGATAGTGAGGAATCTGTTCTTATCCGGGCTGGAGAATGTGGAGCCGGGTGCTACGGTTACCGCCATTCATCAATGTGTGCGGACAGGACCTTTGGATAAAGCGCGTTCCGAGGTTTTTGCCAAGCAAATGGAGATCATGAAACGAGCTAGAGGTGGGAGTAATGTGGTTTTCGCGTGGTGTGGGATGTCGTCCCAGGGTGTGGAGAGCGTCTTGATGCATGGGTTTGGAATCCCTAGCAAGTTATCTCGATCAGCCGGTCATGGCGTTGGAATTCACTTGTCGCCTATACGATTGCCCCAAAATAG TGCAATGTTGGCTGAGGTGGATGAGAATGGTGAGTGGCATGTCATATTGTGTAGAGTGATACTGGGAAGATGCGAGAAGGTTGAAGCAGGGTCGCTTCAGTCGTATCCATCAAGTGTGGAGTACGATACTGGTGTTGACGATTTGAACAATCCTAGGTGGTATACTGTGTGGCAGGGGAATATGAACACTCATATTCTACCAGAATGCGTGGTCAGCTACCGGCCTTTAAATATAAATG GTTCTGTAAATAGTATCCCTAAGAATGGGGTTCCTCATCCGTCGACATTTATTGCAAAGCTATTCTCCAAGCTGAGAGGTTCGCTTCCTTTCCCGCAGTTTTTCGAGTTGCAAACTTCGTGGGAGTCGTGTAAG AAAGGGAAGTTGGGCAAACATGCCTTCATGAAAAAATTACGATTACTTGTTGGAGACGATTTGCTGCGCTCTACCATTCATGACATTCGTGGCTGA